The stretch of DNA ATGCCTTTCTGCCGCCGGATCAAGGCAAGAAACATCTTGCGGGCATCTTTGACATGGTGGTGGCNCCCGAGCAACGCCGCACAGGTCTAGGCACTGCCCTGCTGAACAAGCTCTCTGAATCAGCNTTTAACGCTGGCGCCGAACATCTTTTGCTCAACGCCACCCCTGACGGCCAACGTTTGTACCGAAAGTACGGCTTTGAACTCATCGGTAAAGGCCAGACCTGGTGGTTCCACCCGCCCAAGTAGCCGTTGCGCTGATGAATCTGGGCTATTTGGCGGGCTGCAGCAGGCTAGGTGATCACGAACCCCAGTGACCGTGACAGGCGTGGCTATCAGCCGTTGTTGCTGGCGAAAGGGCCCTCTAGGACCGGAGGTCGCCGTCCCCAAGAGAGAAGCCAGCTCCCACCGCATCCCGGGCCAGGTGGAGCACTTCACAGGTGGAGGCAGTACTGAAAGCGGCATAGCCCGGTACGGTTGGGCCGCCTTGCTGGCTGGTTTGGGTAGCGGCTGCACCCGCAGTTTCGGTCACAGCACGCCGCTGGGACCTATCAAAGACCACGCCGGCACCGGCCGAGGTCCGCACCAGGTCCGCCATATGGCACCCCAGTCGGGTTCCTGCTCGTGCGTCTGTGATGGGATACGCCAGCAGCCCGGTGAAAGCCTCGAAGAGGCCCCAGAGATGGCAGATGAGCAACGGCACCCACGGCACGCGTTCAAGCGTGCGGTGAGTGCCGCCGTCGTTAGTTCAGGTGTTGCTCAGCGGGAGCACCCAGCTGTTACCAGCCGCGCTCGGCCAAGCGGTGCGGCGCTGGAATGTCAGCGACGTTGATGCCCACCATGGCTTCACCCAAGCCACGGGATACGTCAGCGATGACTTTGGGATCATCGAAGAACGTGGTGGCCTTGACCACGGCGGCGGCGCGCTGGGCCGGGTTGCCGGACTTGAAGATGCCCGAACCAACAAAGACACCGTCGGCACCAAGCTGCATCATCATGGCAGCGTCAGCCGGAGTGGCAATGCCGCCGGCGGTGAACAGGACAACGGGAAGCTTGCCGGATGCGGCAACTTCCTTGACCAGTTCGTACGGGGCTTGGAGTTCCTTGGCGGCCACGTACAGCTCGTCCTTGGGCAAGGCGGCCAGCTGGGCGATCTGGGTGCGGATCTTGCGCATGTGGCCTGTGGCGTTAGAGACGTCACCGGTGCCGGCCTCGCCCTTTGAGCGGATCATGGCGGCGCCCTCGTTGATGCGGCGCAGGGCCTCGCCCAGGTTCGTGGCGCCGCAGACGAAGGGAACCTTGAAGTTCCACTTGTCGATGTGGTGCTCGTAGTCGGCCGGGGTGAGGACCTCCGACTCGTCAACGTAGTCGACGCCGAGGGATTCCAGGACCTGGGCCTCAACGAAGTGGCCGATGCGGGCCTTGGCCATGACGGGGATGGACACGGCGGCGATGATGGCATCGATCATGTCCGGGTCGCTGGCGCGTGAGACGCCGCCCTGGGCACGAATGTCCGCGGGTACGCGCTCCAGGGCCATGACGGCCACGGCGCCGGCATCTTCGGCAATTTNTGCTTGCTCAACGTTGACCACGTCCATAATGACGCCGCCCTTGAGCATGTCGGCCATGCCGCGCTTGACTCGGCTGCTGCCGGTGACAGGTGTTACCTCGGGTGTAGACACAAAACCCCTCTGGAAAGGAACGATATTCTGACCCCGCCAACGTGATCTGCCGCACGGGTGAGTTCAGTGTATTCCGGTCCGCTGCTGGGCCAATAATCAGTGTTACTGTCCCGAGTGCGTGCCAGCTGCCATGGCTTGGCGCCGGACGGTTCCTACCCGCTGGAACACCGTGACAAGGCTGGCCAGGGCCAGCAAAACCAGGACCACAGTGAGCACTGCTTCGGGGATCCCCAAGCCCACCAGCCCAGTGGCCACCAGCACTACAACCAACCGGTCCGAGCGCTCAGCGATGCCCACATTGGCCGTCATGCCCAGGCCCTCGGCCCGCGCTTTTGCATAGGAGACGATGGAACCTAACACCAAGCAGGTCAGTGCCATGGCGGCGATGAAGTGGTTGTTGCCGCCGGTGTAGAACCACACCACTATCCCGGCAAAGACGGCTCCATCGCCCACCCTGTCAAGGGTTGAGTCAAGGAATGCTCCCCATTTACCGGAGCGGCCCAGCATACGTGCCATGAGCCCGTCGATGATGTCCGAGAAAACAAAGATAGTGATCACCACGGTGCCCCAGAACAGCTCCCCNNTTGGGTAGCCGATGAGGGCGCCAGCGGCCACGCCCAGGGTTCCAATGATGGTGACGGCGTCGGNGGAAACCTTCATGCGCACTAGTAGCGCTGCGACCGGAGTGAAAATGGCGGCAANAAGTGCCCGGGCATATTTGTTAAGCATCAGACTCCCCGCTGTTCCGGCATGCTCCGCTGACGTGTCTGCGCTGGTGCTCTCCCATGCAGCAGAAACCTGTTCACGAACATCACCCAGGGTCTGGGTGATGGCCTTGGTGCCAGCAATAATGGGCATGAAGTTTCCGTCCCCGCCCCAGCGCGGCACAATGTGCTGGTGCAGGTGCGCGGCAATGCCGGCCCCGCCCGTGACACCCTGGTTCATGCCCAGGTTGAAGCCCGAGGNGTTCGCTACACGCCGTAGCACCCGCATGGCCTGCTGGGACAGTGCGGCAAACTCTGCCGTTTCGGCCACGGTCAGGTCGCTGTAGTCAGGGACATGGCGGTAGGGGCACACCAGCAGGTGGCCGGGGTTGTACGGGTAAAGGTTCAAAATAACATAGGCCAGCTCGCCGCGGTGGACAATCAGTGAATCTTCATCGCTGCGTGCCGGTGCCTCACAAAACGGGCAATTGTGCTTGCCGGTGACCTGTTCCTGCCCGCCCTTGACATAGGCAAGCCGGTGGGGCGTCCAAAGCCGTTGGAAGGCGTCCGGAANCCCTGGGAGTTCAAAGTCATCAACTGTAACGGGCTCGGGTACCCCACCGAGTTCACTCACGCCGTGCGGTTCCTGACGGCTTCAACAATGCGGCGCACTGCTTCCTCGACGGCAACGCCGTTGTCCTGGCTTCCGTCGCGGAAACGGAAAGATACCGCGTTGGCGTCGGCGTCGTCCCCGCCGGCGATCAGCACAAACGGGATCTTGTCCTTGGATGCCGTGCGGATCTTCTTCGGGAAGCGGTCACTGGAAATGTCCACTTCGGCACGGATGCCAGCTTTCTTCAACTGGGCGACCACGTCGAACATGTAATCGTTGAACGCCTCTGCCACGGGAATGGCCACCACCTGCACGGGTGAAAGCCAGGCCGGGAAAGCGCCGGCATAGTGCTCTGTCAGCACGCCCATAAACCGCTCTACAGAACCGAACAAGGCGCGGTGGATCATGACGGGACGCTGACGGGTGCCGTCCGCTGCCTGGTATTCCAGTTCAAAACGTTCGGGCAAGTTGAAGTCCAGCTGGATAGTTGACATCTGCCAGGTGCGGCCTAGAGCGTCCTTGGCCTGGACGGAGATCTTCGGGCCGTAGAACGCGGCTCCACCAGGATCGGCAACGAGTTCCAGCCCGGATGCCGCAGCAACCTCGGCCAGGGTGTTGGTAGCCTCTTCCCAGATAGCGTCGTCGCCAACAAACTTTTCCGGGTTCTTGGTGGAGAGCTCCAGGTAGAAGTCATCCAAGCCGTAGTCCTTGAGCAGGGACAGGACAAAGTTCAGGGTTTCGGTGAGCTCATCCTTCATCTGCTCCTTGGTGCAGTAGATGTGGGCGTCGTCCTGTGTCATGCCGCGCACACGGGTCAGCCCGTGCACCACACCGGACTTCTCGTACCGGTAGACGGAGCCAAATTCGAACAGGCGCAGGGGCAGCTCGCGGTAGGAGCGTCCGCGGGAGCGGAAGATCAAGTTGTGCATGGGGCAGTTCATCGGCTTGAGGTAGTAGTCCTGGCCGGGCTTGCGCACCGTGCCGTCCTCGTTCAGCTCGGCGTCCACGTGCATGGGCGGGAACATGCCGTCCTTGTACCAGTCAAGGTGGCCGGAGACCTCATACAGGTTGGCCTTGGTGATGTGCGGGGTGTAGACAAAGTCGTAGCCCGCTTCAACATGGCGTTTGCGTGAGTAGTCTTCCATCTCCTTGCGGATGATCCCGCCCTTGGGGTGGAACACCGGCAGGCCCGAGCCCAGCTCATCGGGGAAGGAGAACAGGTCAAGTTCCACGCCCAGCTTGCGGTGGTCGCGGCGCTCGGCTTCAGCGATCCGTTCCTGGTAAGCCTTGAGGGCATCCTTGGTAGGCCAGGCCGTGCCGTAGATGCGCTGGAGCTGCTGGTTGTTCTGGTTGCCCAGCCAGTAAGCGGCGGAGGTGCGGGTCAACGCGAAGGCGTTGGAGATCAGCTTCGTGTTTTGCAGGTGCGGACCGCGGCACAGATCGCACCAGATCTCCTCGCCGCTCTTGCGGTCAACGTTGGAGTAGATGGTGATCTCCCCTGCACCCACCTCGACATTGACGCCTTCACCGGCGGAATCGGCATCGGAAGCCTTGCCCAGGAGCTCCAACTTGTAGGGCTCGTTGGCCATGGCCACACGTGCTTCATCTTCTGAGACAACGCGGCGGGCAAACTTTTGGTTTTGGTTGACGATCTTGAGCATCATCTTCTCAAGGATTTTCAGGTCCTCGGGCGTGAACGGCTCGGCCACGTCAAAATCAAAGTAGAAACCGTCGGTGATGTAGGGGCCGATGCCCAGCTTGGCGTCGGGGCGCAGTTGCTGCACGGCTTGGGCCATGACGTGGGCGGTGGAGTGGCGCAGCACATCCAGCCCGTCCGGAGAATCGATGGTGACGGCTTCGACGCTGGCATCGGCATCGAGCACAGCGCCAAGATCCTTCAACACCCCGTCCACTCGCATGACAACAACGTCGCGGCGCTCAAAGAACAGTTCCGCTCCGGTGGTGCCTGTGGTCACTGACGCTCGCTCGCCGTCGACATTGATGGTGATGTGTGAATCCACTGGCACTGATAACTCCTTGTTTGACATGTACGACTCCATATCCAAGCAACATACGNGGGTTGCTGTGAGCCTCTTTGATGTTATCGGTTTGCCAGCGCACCAACCAACACGGGCGGCGCCGGAAGATGGGCGGTGTCCTGCAAATCCCAGGCCTCCAACGCCTGCACGGTGATTCCGCGTGGACCTGTACGCCGTGTTAACCNCCGGATCAAAAGTATGCGGGTGCCAAAGAGTAAGGGCCCGGATTNTTCCTGCGCCTCTGTGAAGAAGGTGGTGTCCACGCAGCCTGTGCCGTCGTCGATGCTGATGAACACCACCCGCTTCCCACCGCGCATGGGCGGTGTTTGGGTTGCCACCCGCACCCCGGCCACCAGGACCTCTGTGTTGTTCCGCAAACCCAGCAGCTCCTCTGCCCGGCGCACACCCAACCTCTTCAACTGCGGCCAGTAGCTTCCCATCAAGTGATCGCTGACATCCATGGATAGTAAATCCAGTTCGGTGCGCACAGTTTCCCCAGNGCTGGCACCTTGGTGTGTGGCAGGAAGTGTGCCCAATTCCACATCGCCCAAGGGCAGTGCAAGCTGGCCGGCAATGGGTGCGTTGCGGTTGTTGGACTTATGCACCGGGAGGCTGTTGACGTGGGCGATGAGATCGGCTCGATTAGCCGTGTTGCCTGTGATTCTTTGCGCGTTCCGATGCAGCGAATCCAGGGCACCCAGTTGGGCTAGGCGTTTAAGCGTAGGCCGGCTGAGCTTTGCCCTGTCCCGTAGGTCCGCGAGGGAATTGTAAGGTTGGCCGTTGAGAATACGCTTGAGTTCAGGCGATGAAAGCCCGTAAACCGTAGCCAGGCTCAGCCTAATTCCAGTCACAGCCCCAGCCTGAANCGTCCCCACCGTAACGTGCCCAGCTGTCCGCTCGGCACGGAACTGCCCACTGCTGGCGTTGATATCAAGGGGCAGGATGGGGATGCCTAGGCGCCTTGCTTCAGCCACCAGTAGGCGCCGCGGATACATACCGGGGTCATGTTCCCACAACCCTGTCANAAATTCTGCCGGATGGTGTGCCTTCAGCCACGCTGATTGGTAGGTGGGGATAGCAAAGGCAGCACCGTGGGCCTTGCAGAAACCAAAACTGCCAAAGGCAGCCAGCGTCCNCCACACCTCTTCAATGACTGCTTGGCTATATCCTCGCCCGGCCGATTCCTCCCTGAAGTACTTTTCCACTGCGGGCTCCACAGCCGGGTTGCCCAGTCCGCGCCTGAACTCATCAGCCCGGGACAAGGCGCATCCGGTCATGACGTTGAAAGTGCGCAGCACCTGCTCATGAANAACCGTCACTCCATGGGTCTCTTTCAACGCTGGGATGAGGTCGGGGTGGGCATAATGCGCCGCAGCAAAGCCTGCCCGGTATTCCANAAATGGTTTGACCATATTTGATTTCATAGGGCCAGGTCTGAACAAGGAAATGTCAATGACAAGATCGCTGAAGACTTCCGGAGCCATCTTTCCCACCAGTTCACGCTGGCCCGGGGACTCAATCTGGAAGCAGCCCAGCGTGTGGGTGCTGCGGATGAGTTCAAAGGTGGGCTCATCATCAAGCGGGACCGCATCAAGGTCTATCCCGCCGTCTTCAGCTATGAACTGTGCATCGAGGGAATGCCCGCCGTCAACTGCAACGGCTTCCTTCGATGGGTGTAGGCGAATGATTTCGCGCACCGTATACGCCATGGCGCTTTGCATGCGCACACCGAGGACATCGAGCTTGAGCATGCCCATGGCGTCCATGTCGTGCTTGTCGAACTGACTCATGGCCAGCCCCATGCCGCTGGGTTGGACCGGTGTGCGGTTCAACAATGAAGAATCCCNCAGAATCACTCCACACGGGTGCATTGAAATATGCCGGGGTAGGCGGTCTAGCCGTTCGGTGAGATCAACCAACAGATCCAGCTGGGTGCCTCCCTCATTCTGGGCACTTGGGCTATTGTCATCCCTCCCTGTTCCCACGCCAGTGGCTTGGATCTCCTGCGCCTCGCTTTCTAGGTTCTGCCATTGCTGCTGGTCCCACTGCAGGTTTGCCCGTTCTTGATCTTCGCGGGACTGGTGGACCCGGGCAGCAAAATCACGCAGCTCCGGCTTCTGTGCTAGCGCTTCCCTGAAGGAACCAGCAGAGAACCGCCACAGTTGTTTGGCAATCTGG from Arthrobacter polaris encodes:
- the pgsA gene encoding phosphatidylinositol phosphate synthase; translated protein: MLNKYARALXAAIFTPVAALLVRMKVSXDAVTIIGTLGVAAGALIGYPXGELFWGTVVITIFVFSDIIDGLMARMLGRSGKWGAFLDSTLDRVGDGAVFAGIVVWFYTGGNNHFIAAMALTCLVLGSIVSYAKARAEGLGMTANVGIAERSDRLVVVLVATGLVGLGIPEAVLTVVLVLLALASLVTVFQRVGTVRRQAMAAGTHSGQ
- a CDS encoding DNA polymerase III subunit alpha → MRNFVHLHSSSAFSAHFGVSWPEDLAQVAAVDGDALAVTDRDGLYGAVKHVKACMAAGIDPIVGVDLAVLEEGPDGLETAGRVVVLAHGGAXSAPGTGYAALCRLISTAHDQHKXLVGVTLAQLASGVLDPETRRPALTVMLGPYSPVGKALSERKYLLPRTKFLSWANAMPAGSLVVEVLSHLSKPGXPLSTAQAVRMLKLAQEFDVPAILSNAARYSREEDAPTADVLDAARNIAPLDRLNDLQPTGQAWLXSAAQMAQVAQEIVYQGGYGAAELGQLWANTAQLADKCRLDPARDLGWKXPTTPELEVLGLSQPAGMELRQRTEAGLNQRFGSLPEGKLLXVRNRLETELSTIAGLGFDSYFLTVAEVSEMIKXMGVRRAARGSGXSSLVNYLLGISAVDPIANNLLFERFLSSDRSTLPDIDLDVESAQRHHVYRRIXERFGSQRVTLMSMQNSYRARGAVRDAGLALGMDKGDIDQIAKQLWRFSAGSFREALAQKPELRDFAARVHQSREDQERANLQWDQQQWQNLESEAQEIQATGVGTGRDDNSPSAQNEGGTQLDLLVDLTERLDRLPRHISMHPCGVILXDSSLLNRTPVQPSGMGLAMSQFDKHDMDAMGMLKLDVLGVRMQSAMAYTVREIIRLHPSKEAVAVDGGHSLDAQFIAEDGGIDLDAVPLDDEPTFELIRSTHTLGCFQIESPGQRELVGKMAPEVFSDLVIDISLFRPGPMKSNMVKPFXEYRAGFAAAHYAHPDLIPALKETHGVTVXHEQVLRTFNVMTGCALSRADEFRRGLGNPAVEPAVEKYFREESAGRGYSQAVIEEVWXTLAAFGSFGFCKAHGAAFAIPTYQSAWLKAHHPAEFXTGLWEHDPGMYPRRLLVAEARRLGIPILPLDINASSGQFRAERTAGHVTVGTXQAGAVTGIRLSLATVYGLSSPELKRILNGQPYNSLADLRDRAKLSRPTLKRLAQLGALDSLHRNAQRITGNTANRADLIAHVNSLPVHKSNNRNAPIAGQLALPLGDVELGTLPATHQGASXGETVRTELDLLSMDVSDHLMGSYWPQLKRLGVRRAEELLGLRNNTEVLVAGVRVATQTPPMRGGKRVVFISIDDGTGCVDTTFFTEAQEXSGPLLFGTRILLIRXLTRRTGPRGITVQALEAWDLQDTAHLPAPPVLVGALANR
- the thrS gene encoding threonine--tRNA ligase, which gives rise to MSNKELSVPVDSHITINVDGERASVTTGTTGAELFFERRDVVVMRVDGVLKDLGAVLDADASVEAVTIDSPDGLDVLRHSTAHVMAQAVQQLRPDAKLGIGPYITDGFYFDFDVAEPFTPEDLKILEKMMLKIVNQNQKFARRVVSEDEARVAMANEPYKLELLGKASDADSAGEGVNVEVGAGEITIYSNVDRKSGEEIWCDLCRGPHLQNTKLISNAFALTRTSAAYWLGNQNNQQLQRIYGTAWPTKDALKAYQERIAEAERRDHRKLGVELDLFSFPDELGSGLPVFHPKGGIIRKEMEDYSRKRHVEAGYDFVYTPHITKANLYEVSGHLDWYKDGMFPPMHVDAELNEDGTVRKPGQDYYLKPMNCPMHNLIFRSRGRSYRELPLRLFEFGSVYRYEKSGVVHGLTRVRGMTQDDAHIYCTKEQMKDELTETLNFVLSLLKDYGLDDFYLELSTKNPEKFVGDDAIWEEATNTLAEVAAASGLELVADPGGAAFYGPKISVQAKDALGRTWQMSTIQLDFNLPERFELEYQAADGTRQRPVMIHRALFGSVERFMGVLTEHYAGAFPAWLSPVQVVAIPVAEAFNDYMFDVVAQLKKAGIRAEVDISSDRFPKKIRTASKDKIPFVLIAGGDDADANAVSFRFRDGSQDNGVAVEEAVRRIVEAVRNRTA
- the pdxS gene encoding pyridoxal 5'-phosphate synthase lyase subunit PdxS, which translates into the protein MSTPEVTPVTGSSRVKRGMADMLKGGVIMDVVNVEQAXIAEDAGAVAVMALERVPADIRAQGGVSRASDPDMIDAIIAAVSIPVMAKARIGHFVEAQVLESLGVDYVDESEVLTPADYEHHIDKWNFKVPFVCGATNLGEALRRINEGAAMIRSKGEAGTGDVSNATGHMRKIRTQIAQLAALPKDELYVAAKELQAPYELVKEVAASGKLPVVLFTAGGIATPADAAMMMQLGADGVFVGSGIFKSGNPAQRAAAVVKATTFFDDPKVIADVSRGLGEAMVGINVADIPAPHRLAERGW